GTACCTGCGCCCGTGGCTCCAGTTCGAGGAGCTCACCACCTCGCTCCGCATGGTCGCCCGCATCCCGAAGATCGGGTAGAAAGGTGACCCCCGTCCACAAGGGCGGGGGTAGCTACGAATTCGTGCTGACGCCCCGCATTGCGAGTGGGGTTATTGCTGACACCCCCGCCCTTGTGGGCGGGGTTCACTTTGTCGCTAACACCTCATGAACCGACCCGCGTTCACCTACGAGACGCAGTTCGCCGACGCCCCCGCGGCGCCGGTCACCGCGCCCTCGTTGCTCGACGCGGTGCTCGCGGCCACCGGGGATACCCCTGGCTCGAACGACGTTCGACCCGCGCCGCCCGCGGCGGGCCGGCTCGACCGGTTTCTCGCGTCCACCGACCTCGGCGAATCACTCCGTGAGTGGTTCGGTACGATCCCGGAGGCGTGGGCCGGCGATTTGAAGGGAAAGATTACACGCGCGCTCAACCGCGACGTGGCCAGGGTCGATGAGTTACTAAACGCCCAGTTGAACGCGGTTCTCCATCACCCCGCGTTCCAGAAGCTCGAAGCGTCGTGGCGCGGATTGCGGTACCTCGTGGACCAGGTGCCCGACGGCGCGAACGTGAAAGTGCGAGTGCTCCCCGCGACGTGGAAGGATCTGGTGCGCGACCAGGACCGCGCGCTGGAGTTCGACCAGAGCCAGTTGTTCCGCAAAGTGTACAGCGACGAGTTCGGCACGCCCGGCGGCGAACCGTTCGGGTTGCTCGTCGGCGATTACGAACTGACGCACCGCGCGTACCCGGACCACCCCACGGACGATGTCGCCGCGCTGCGAGGCATCAGCGGGGTCGCGGCGGCGGCGTTCGCGCCGTTCATCACGGGCATCGATCCGCGGTTCTTTGAACTCGATTCGTTCACCGAACTGGAAATCCCGCTCGATTTAGAAAGAACACTGGCCCAATTGGACTACTTGAAGTGGCGCGCGTTCCGCGACACCGACGACGCACGATTCTCCGGTCTGTTGCTCCCGCGCGTGCTGTACCGCCGGCCCTACGGCGACGATCCCGGGAGCGGCCCGGGGTTCGCGTTCCAGGAAGACACGGCCGACCCCGCCCGCAGGGGGTACTTGTGGGGCAACCCGTGTTTCGCGTTCGCGGCGGTCGCGGCGCGGGCGTTCGCACAGTCGTCGTGGCTGGCCGACGTGCGCGGGGCGCGCCCGGACGCGACGAACGGCGGGCGCGTGATGGGCTTGCCCAACGTGGGGTACGGGACCGGGCACGGCGAAACGGCACGGAGCGTGGTGGACGCGCACCTGACTGATGCGCGAGAGAAAGAACTGAGCGACCTGGGTTTCGTCCCGCTGTGCCACATGCCCGGGGTTCCCGAGGCGGCGTTCTATTCGACGCCGAGCGCGCAGAAGCCCAAAGCCCTCGACACCGAGGGCGCGAGCGCCAACGCCCGACTCTCCACGATGCTGCACTACATGCTGTGCGTGTCGCGGTTCGCCCACTACCTGAAGGTGATTATGCGCGACCGCGTGGGCGCGTTCACCTCGCCGGCGGAAGTGGAACGACTGCTCTCGGACTGGCTCGCGAACTACGTGGCCAGCAACGACGACGCGAGTCTCGAAACGAAGGCCCGCTACCCGTTACGGGAGGGCAACGTGCGGGTGTGGGAGGTATCGGGTAAGCCGGGCAGCTACCAGTGTACGATCTACCTGCGCCCGCACTTCCAGTTGGACCAGTTGACCGCCGGGATCCGGTTGACGACGCAGTTGAGCACACGAGCGGACACGTGACGGCGCCGCCCGCAAGGACGGGGCACCCAGAAGGGCCACCAATGACACCGACCGAAGCCTACAAAGCCGGCAAACTCGGCGACGCGGTCTCCGCGGCACTCGAACAAGTGCGCAGCGCCCCCACGGACCGCGGTAAGCGGCTGTTCCTGGCGGAGTTGTGCTGCTTCAGCGGCGATCTCGACCGCGCCGACAAGCAACTCGATGTCTTGTTCACACCGGACGCCGCGGACATCATCCAGCTCACGCTGTTCCGCCAGCTCATCCGCGGGGAAACCGCGCGGCGCGAGGTCTTCACTCAGGGTCGCGTGCCCGAGTTCCTCGCACAGCCGTCGGACGCACTCAAGTTGCGGTTGGAAGCGCTCATCCGCGTGCGCGAGGGCAAAACGAGCGAAGCCGCGGACCTGCTCGCTAAGGCGGAAGAGACGCGGCCAGCGGTATCCGGTGTGTGTGACGGCACCGCGTTCGACGACTGGCGCGATCTCGACGACCTCACCGCACCCGTACTCGAAGTCATTACCGCGAACGGCAACTACTACTGGGTACCGCTCGAAGCAGTCGAGGCGCTCGAGTTCCACAAACCGGAACGCGCACGCGACCTCTACTGGCGCCCGGCGCGCCTGATCGTGCGCGACGGACCGGACGGCGTGGTGTACGTCCCCGCGCTCTACTTCGGCTCGCACACCGCGCCCGACGATGAAGTGAAGCTCGGGCGCCGAACCGACTGGCTCGGGGGCGAAACCGAACCGTACCGCGGGCGCGGGCTGCGCGAGTTCCTCGTCGGCGACGGGTCAAAAACGGTGCTGGAAATCGAGAAAATCGAAGGGGCGAAGTAGCCGTGCCGCCGATCCGCTCCGACCAGCCGCTGGTGCCCTCGGTCCTCGACCGGTTGCTCGACGACGAGCCGGGCGTCAGCACCGAACCGCCACGCAACCGCTCGCAGCTCCTCCGCGAACTCAAGCTCTCGGTCCGGCGCGACATCGAGAGCCTGCTCAACGCCCGGCGCCGCAACGTGACACTCCCGCCGGGCCTGTCCGAACTCGCGAACTCGCTCCTTACTTACGGTGTGCCCGACTTCAGCGGCGCGGGGCCGGCGACCGAAGACCAGCGCAACGCCTTCTGCCGACTGCTGGAAACGGTCCTCATCCAGGGCGAGCCACGCCTGCTCCGCGTGGGCGTCGCTCTGGCGGGCGACGTCGACTCGGCCGACCGCACGCTGCGGTTCCGCATCGACGCCCTGCTCCGCGCGGACCCGGCCCCCGAACCGGTGGTGTTCGACTCCACGCTCGAACCCTCCACGCACCAGTTCGCCGTGCAGGGTGGCTGAGAAGACAGGAAAAAAGAACAGCCACGGATGAACACAGATAAACACGGATCGAACAAGAAGCAAACTAGGTGATTCAGCTCCGGTGAATGTGCCTTTAACACTGCCTCGTGGCTGATCCGTGTTATCTGTGTTCATCCGTGGCTGATTGTTGGACCTGCCAATGACTGAAGACCTGCTCCCGTATTACAACCGCGAGTTGTCGTACATCCGCCGGCACGCGGCACGGTTCGCGGAGGCGCACCCAAAGGTCGCCGCCCGGCTGCGCCTCGGACCCGACGGTAGCGAAGACCCGCACGTCGAGCGTCTGCTGCAAGGGTTCGCGTACCTCACGTCGCGCGTGCGCCACAAGCTGGACGACGAGTTCCCGGAGATCACCCAGGCGCTCATCGGCACGCTGTACCCGCACTATCTCGCGCCGATCCCGAGCTGCGCGGTGGTGCAACTCGACCTCGATCCGGGGCAGAACGAACTTACCAGTGGGCTCACCGTTCCGCGCGCCCAGGCGCTCGAAAGCGAACCCATTCAGGGCGAGCCGTGCCGGTTCCGCACCGCGTACCCGGTCACACTGTTCCCCATTGACGTGCGGGTCGCGTCGCTCGCGAGTGCGCCCTTCACCGCGCCCCCCACGCCGCGCGCGAACTCCGCGCTCGCCGTGCTCCGTATCGGTCTGGGCACGCGCTCGGCGAACGTGCGGTTCGCCAACTTCGCGGGGATGACGAAGCTCCGGTTCTTCCTCCGCGGGCAACCCCAACACACCCAGCGCCTCTACGAACTCCTGCTCAACCACGCGGTCGAGGTGGCGTTCGCGAAGCGCCCCGACGATAAGGGCGCGATCGCGGTCGGCCCGGAGGCGATCCAACCGGTCGGGTTCGCACGCGACGAGGGGCTGTTCCCGTACCCGGCGCGATCGTTCATCGGCTACCGGCTGCTCACCGAATACTTCACGTTTCCGCAAAAGTTCCTGTTCTTCGACGTGACCGTTCCGCAATCCGCGCTCGCGCGCACCGACGGCGTCCTCGAACTGTTCGTCTTCCTGAACCGGCAGGCCGCGGACCTCGAACCGAACGTCACGGCCGACACGTTCCGGCTCGGGTGCGCGCCGATGGTGAACCTGTACGAGCAACCGGCCGAACCGATCCGGCTCACGCAGCAGCAGTTCGAGTACCGCGTGGTGCCGGACCACCGCCGCCCGCTCGCGCACGAGGTCTATTCCGTCAACAAGGTGACCGCGACCGCGGCCGACGGGCGCGAGACGGAATACGCCCCGTTCTTCGCGGTGAAGCACAGCGGTTCGGGTTCGCGGCGCGAAGGGGCGGCCGGCGCGGGGGAAGCGGCACACCCGTACTGGCACTCGGCCCGCCGCCCCGCGGCCGACGCCGCCGAACCGCGCCCCG
This region of Gemmata massiliana genomic DNA includes:
- the tssC gene encoding type VI secretion system contractile sheath large subunit, encoding MNRPAFTYETQFADAPAAPVTAPSLLDAVLAATGDTPGSNDVRPAPPAAGRLDRFLASTDLGESLREWFGTIPEAWAGDLKGKITRALNRDVARVDELLNAQLNAVLHHPAFQKLEASWRGLRYLVDQVPDGANVKVRVLPATWKDLVRDQDRALEFDQSQLFRKVYSDEFGTPGGEPFGLLVGDYELTHRAYPDHPTDDVAALRGISGVAAAAFAPFITGIDPRFFELDSFTELEIPLDLERTLAQLDYLKWRAFRDTDDARFSGLLLPRVLYRRPYGDDPGSGPGFAFQEDTADPARRGYLWGNPCFAFAAVAARAFAQSSWLADVRGARPDATNGGRVMGLPNVGYGTGHGETARSVVDAHLTDAREKELSDLGFVPLCHMPGVPEAAFYSTPSAQKPKALDTEGASANARLSTMLHYMLCVSRFAHYLKVIMRDRVGAFTSPAEVERLLSDWLANYVASNDDASLETKARYPLREGNVRVWEVSGKPGSYQCTIYLRPHFQLDQLTAGIRLTTQLSTRADT
- a CDS encoding type VI secretion system accessory protein TagJ, yielding MTPTEAYKAGKLGDAVSAALEQVRSAPTDRGKRLFLAELCCFSGDLDRADKQLDVLFTPDAADIIQLTLFRQLIRGETARREVFTQGRVPEFLAQPSDALKLRLEALIRVREGKTSEAADLLAKAEETRPAVSGVCDGTAFDDWRDLDDLTAPVLEVITANGNYYWVPLEAVEALEFHKPERARDLYWRPARLIVRDGPDGVVYVPALYFGSHTAPDDEVKLGRRTDWLGGETEPYRGRGLREFLVGDGSKTVLEIEKIEGAK
- the tssE gene encoding type VI secretion system baseplate subunit TssE, giving the protein MPPIRSDQPLVPSVLDRLLDDEPGVSTEPPRNRSQLLRELKLSVRRDIESLLNARRRNVTLPPGLSELANSLLTYGVPDFSGAGPATEDQRNAFCRLLETVLIQGEPRLLRVGVALAGDVDSADRTLRFRIDALLRADPAPEPVVFDSTLEPSTHQFAVQGG
- the tssF gene encoding type VI secretion system baseplate subunit TssF, with product MTEDLLPYYNRELSYIRRHAARFAEAHPKVAARLRLGPDGSEDPHVERLLQGFAYLTSRVRHKLDDEFPEITQALIGTLYPHYLAPIPSCAVVQLDLDPGQNELTSGLTVPRAQALESEPIQGEPCRFRTAYPVTLFPIDVRVASLASAPFTAPPTPRANSALAVLRIGLGTRSANVRFANFAGMTKLRFFLRGQPQHTQRLYELLLNHAVEVAFAKRPDDKGAIAVGPEAIQPVGFARDEGLFPYPARSFIGYRLLTEYFTFPQKFLFFDVTVPQSALARTDGVLELFVFLNRQAADLEPNVTADTFRLGCAPMVNLYEQPAEPIRLTQQQFEYRVVPDHRRPLAHEVYSVNKVTATAADGRETEYAPFFAVKHSGSGSRREGAAGAGEAAHPYWHSARRPAADAAEPRPDSTAVDHGTEMYLSFVDIGFNPAAPIDRTVFVQCTCTNRDFPARLPFGGGQPKLQLTEGSGLVTRITCLTPPTPTVRTHLREEGLWRLVSHLTLNHLSLTDGPDGADALREILALYDFTESAATRAQIEGVRGVSGKRVLGRANGAVCRGVEVGIEFDEDRYTGNGMYLFASVLDRFFTLYASVNTFTRTVATVARREGVYKRFPSRAGDQIVL